A part of Flavobacteriaceae bacterium GSB9 genomic DNA contains:
- a CDS encoding lipocalin family protein, with protein sequence MKKLLLLLVSVSVLSCGASKTVRVSKKVIKGNWLLNDISYSKAGTYNVTLLNDVSKDCFEGSSWQFVPNNNTGVYSINDISCSGGERYFVFTIDEVNAETGLYDFLLKPTNEKYKSETNQGFRLSLTALSDAMMQWQQTLTVEGEPFTITMNFTKQ encoded by the coding sequence ATGAAAAAATTACTTTTATTACTTGTTTCGGTTAGTGTTTTGTCTTGCGGAGCCTCAAAAACGGTACGTGTATCAAAAAAGGTCATAAAGGGCAATTGGTTGCTAAACGATATTAGTTACAGTAAGGCGGGTACATATAACGTCACGCTTTTAAACGATGTCTCTAAAGATTGTTTTGAAGGCAGTAGTTGGCAATTTGTGCCAAATAATAATACAGGTGTGTATAGCATAAACGACATTAGTTGCTCGGGAGGTGAGCGTTATTTTGTCTTTACTATTGACGAGGTTAATGCCGAAACAGGCCTTTACGATTTCCTATTAAAACCCACTAACGAAAAGTATAAATCTGAAACCAATCAAGGGTTTAGGTTGAGTTTAACGGCATTGTCTGATGCTATGATGCAATGGCAACAAACATTGACTGTTGAAGGCGAACCATTTACTATAACCATGAATTTTACTAAGCAATAA
- a CDS encoding OmpA family protein, with the protein MKTYIKKTGILLLAFVTVVTFTNCKAVQNANNKQKGGVIGATGGAILGAIIGNNVGKGGNGELGAVIGGVVGGTAGVLIGNKMDKQAQKIEEEIPGAEVERVDDGIVVTFDESSGVYFDTEKYNINSASQATLNKLIGVFKEYPDTNILVVGHTDSAGPADYNMTLSKNRAYAVTNYLSNNGISSGRLTTNWFGETQPKHDNATAEGRAKNRRVNVAILPNEKMIEEAKSQAGQ; encoded by the coding sequence ATGAAAACATATATTAAAAAGACTGGAATTTTATTACTTGCGTTTGTAACCGTAGTGACTTTTACTAATTGTAAGGCCGTGCAAAATGCCAATAACAAACAAAAAGGAGGCGTTATAGGTGCTACTGGTGGTGCTATTTTAGGTGCCATAATTGGTAATAATGTTGGAAAAGGCGGTAATGGCGAGCTAGGAGCCGTTATTGGCGGCGTTGTTGGCGGCACCGCGGGTGTGCTTATTGGAAACAAAATGGACAAGCAAGCCCAAAAAATTGAAGAAGAAATACCGGGAGCCGAAGTAGAGCGTGTTGATGATGGTATTGTAGTAACCTTTGATGAAAGCAGTGGTGTGTATTTTGATACCGAAAAATATAACATCAACTCGGCATCACAGGCAACCTTAAACAAGCTAATAGGTGTTTTTAAAGAATATCCAGACACCAATATTTTGGTGGTGGGGCATACCGATAGTGCTGGTCCAGCCGACTACAACATGACTTTGTCTAAAAATAGAGCTTATGCCGTAACAAATTATTTGTCTAACAACGGTATAAGCAGCGGAAGGTTAACAACCAATTGGTTTGGTGAAACACAACCTAAGCACGACAACGCTACAGCCGAAGGCCGCGCCAAAAACCGTAGGGTAAATGTTGCGATACTTCCAAATGAAAAAATGATTGAGGAAGCAAAATCGCAAGCAGGCCAGTAA
- a CDS encoding ferritin — MLSKTIEKALNKQIKIEAESSQIYLAMACWAEVKGLEGISGFMYAQSDEEREHMLKLVKYVNERGGHAKISELAAPNVTFNSFKEMFEELYNHEIFVSESINELVHISLQEKDYSTHNFLQWYVSEQIEEEAMARTILDKINLIGDDKGGLYLFDRDIQNLTVSTAAQDSAE, encoded by the coding sequence ATGTTATCAAAAACCATAGAAAAAGCGCTTAATAAGCAAATAAAGATTGAAGCTGAATCGTCACAAATATATCTGGCCATGGCCTGTTGGGCCGAGGTAAAAGGTTTGGAAGGTATTTCCGGTTTTATGTATGCCCAATCTGACGAAGAGCGCGAGCATATGTTAAAATTAGTAAAGTACGTTAATGAACGCGGTGGCCATGCAAAAATATCAGAATTAGCAGCGCCCAACGTAACCTTTAATTCCTTTAAGGAAATGTTTGAAGAACTTTACAATCACGAAATTTTTGTGTCTGAAAGCATTAACGAGCTGGTGCATATTTCACTTCAGGAAAAAGACTATTCAACCCATAATTTTTTACAATGGTACGTTTCCGAACAAATTGAAGAAGAAGCCATGGCACGCACTATTTTAGACAAAATAAACTTGATAGGTGATGATAAAGGAGGTTTGTATTTATTTGATAGAGATATACAGAATTTAACAGTAAGTACTGCGGCTCAGGATAGTGCGGAATAA
- a CDS encoding RNA-binding transcriptional accessory protein, with amino-acid sequence MIDFLVQHTQLPEKSIKNTIQLLNEDCTVPFISRYRKERTGNLDEVQIGEIVKYKEQFEALEKRKATILKALEEQEVLSSELKKKIDSAQDITTLEDLYLPYKKSRKTKAEKARQKGLEPLAKIIMAQNANDIESIALKYINGEVESESDALEGARHIIAEWINERTDIRNNIRRLLERFATISTKVVKTKSEEETAQKFRDYFDWEESLSRIPSHRLLAILRAEKEGFVRMKIQIDDERALNYIQNRTIKSNNACGEQIHLAIQDAYKRLLLPSLSNEALQVAKEKADESAISVFAKNLKQLLLGSPLGEKRVLAIDPGFRTGCKVVCLDEQGQLKYNETIYPHPPKNDSLGAMKKINSLCDAYKVEAIAIGNGTASRETEALIRKIRFKNNIQVFVVSEAGASIYSASKIAREEFPDYDVTVRGAVSIGRRLQDPLAELVKIDAKSIGVGQYQHDVDQTKLQKSLETVVENCVNAVGVNINTASYSLLSYVSGIGPKLAENIFKYRNSNGAFTSRKAIKNVPRLGEKAFEQAAAFLRIKEAENPLDDSAVHPESYGIVKQMAKDLGKSVQDLIGNKTLLQSIDLKLYCDASVGLPTLQDIVKELEKPGLDIREQAKVFTFNQNIKTIDDLREGQLLPGIVNNITNFGCFVDVGIKESGLIHVSNLSDSFVKDVNEHVHLHQQVIVKVLAVDVPRKRIQLKLHK; translated from the coding sequence ATGATAGACTTTTTAGTTCAACATACGCAACTTCCAGAAAAATCAATAAAAAATACTATTCAGCTTCTAAATGAAGATTGTACTGTGCCGTTTATTTCACGTTACCGAAAAGAACGTACCGGTAACCTCGATGAGGTTCAAATTGGAGAGATTGTTAAGTATAAAGAACAATTTGAAGCCCTTGAAAAACGCAAGGCCACCATTTTAAAGGCCTTGGAAGAGCAAGAGGTATTGTCGTCAGAGTTAAAGAAAAAAATTGATTCTGCCCAAGATATAACGACGTTAGAAGATCTCTATTTGCCATACAAAAAAAGCAGGAAAACTAAAGCCGAGAAAGCACGCCAAAAAGGATTGGAGCCTTTGGCAAAAATCATAATGGCGCAAAATGCAAATGATATTGAATCTATCGCATTAAAGTACATAAACGGTGAGGTCGAATCTGAATCTGATGCATTAGAGGGGGCACGGCATATTATTGCGGAGTGGATTAACGAGCGTACCGATATAAGAAACAACATCAGACGGCTGTTGGAGCGTTTTGCAACAATTTCAACAAAGGTTGTTAAAACAAAGTCTGAAGAGGAAACAGCACAAAAATTTAGAGATTATTTTGATTGGGAAGAATCGTTAAGCCGAATTCCATCACACCGCTTATTGGCTATTTTGAGAGCCGAAAAGGAAGGTTTTGTTCGGATGAAAATTCAAATTGATGACGAGCGTGCCTTAAATTACATTCAAAATCGAACGATTAAAAGCAACAATGCTTGTGGCGAGCAAATTCATTTGGCCATTCAAGATGCATACAAACGATTACTATTACCGTCATTAAGCAACGAAGCGTTGCAGGTAGCCAAAGAAAAAGCAGATGAATCGGCCATATCGGTATTTGCCAAAAACCTTAAACAATTGTTATTGGGTTCTCCATTGGGAGAAAAACGGGTTTTGGCCATTGATCCTGGGTTTAGAACGGGCTGTAAAGTAGTGTGCCTAGACGAACAAGGCCAGTTAAAATATAATGAAACCATTTACCCACATCCGCCAAAAAATGATAGTCTTGGTGCGATGAAAAAAATAAATTCGCTTTGCGATGCCTATAAAGTTGAAGCTATTGCCATAGGAAATGGCACAGCTTCAAGAGAAACTGAGGCTTTAATTAGGAAAATTCGTTTTAAAAACAATATTCAGGTTTTCGTGGTTAGCGAAGCCGGGGCTAGTATTTATTCAGCATCAAAAATTGCCCGTGAAGAATTTCCGGATTACGATGTTACCGTTCGTGGCGCAGTTTCAATTGGCAGGCGCTTGCAAGACCCCTTGGCCGAATTGGTGAAAATAGATGCCAAATCTATTGGTGTTGGCCAATACCAACACGATGTGGATCAAACAAAGTTGCAAAAATCGTTGGAGACCGTGGTTGAAAACTGCGTAAATGCCGTTGGGGTAAACATCAATACCGCTAGCTATAGTTTGTTGAGTTACGTGTCGGGCATTGGACCAAAACTAGCCGAAAATATTTTTAAGTACAGAAATAGCAATGGCGCATTTACTTCTAGAAAAGCTATTAAAAATGTACCGCGATTGGGAGAAAAAGCCTTCGAGCAAGCGGCAGCGTTCTTAAGAATAAAGGAAGCTGAAAACCCATTGGATGATTCGGCTGTTCACCCCGAAAGCTATGGCATTGTAAAGCAAATGGCTAAAGATTTGGGTAAGTCGGTTCAGGATTTAATTGGTAATAAAACATTACTTCAAAGTATTGATTTAAAGTTGTATTGTGATGCATCGGTAGGTTTGCCAACACTTCAGGATATTGTTAAGGAACTTGAAAAACCTGGATTGGATATCCGTGAGCAGGCCAAAGTGTTTACATTCAATCAAAATATAAAAACGATTGACGACTTGCGCGAAGGGCAATTATTACCGGGCATTGTCAATAACATCACAAATTTTGGCTGTTTTGTCGATGTTGGAATCAAAGAAAGCGGCTTGATTCATGTGTCCAACCTTTCCGATAGTTTCGTGAAAGACGTTAACGAGCACGTGCATTTACACCAACAGGTTATTGTTAAGGTGTTAGCTGTTGATGTTCCGCGAAAGCGCATTCAGTTAAAATTGCACAAATAA
- a CDS encoding TonB-dependent receptor, with protein sequence MKKLYSVIFATLTCLISVGQTTKEIKQDTTKQKINKLSEVIVTGNHKTDPVLTTVSNDYEKNVVQPKNVADLFNGINGFSVIKRGNYAIDPSFRASQYEQLNIQYDGGTKAMHACPNRMDPITTHVTPEEISKIEIIKGPFTVRYGATFGGIVNMVSQKPDYLDRGLHGTVSAGYETNGNALVNMFQLHYIQNKYDMVGNFGYRNFGNYQDGNGIEIPSSFKSTDYGLKFGYNITKNQRLQAHWRQSFGRDILHAALPMDSDYDNSSIMSLDYNLSEISESVKSFSAKAYYSFVDHFMNNFDRPSFMMMEATSAVEATTIGGKMEINWKPTNAINVFSGIDVMHIARTGGRTRMVKRNMMGAPLENPMVFNDNVWQDAFINDFGAFTEAKWTLTPTALLTTGLRYDMVKSNANDPADDFATRYHLEEKTDNNFSGTVSIKKLVSDYFTIEAAYGRGVRSANMVERYINHFTVGQDPYEYLGNPNLKPEANNQFEIGFKGKTAHSVFKYSANFYYSKFENYIVAVIDPNISRKYMPMAEPRHVKVFRNLSDTYKTGFETMAQIRFLNGFNFKTELAYVYAKNNDLKESLPLTPPFITNFSLGLKKESYWATINYNVTSRQEHIAPSFGETVTDGYETLDLRLGFKPIKKLSVGLAALNIFDENYNNHLNFSFTNQEDFGRTPITEPGRNFSAFVKYKF encoded by the coding sequence ATGAAAAAATTATATAGCGTAATTTTCGCAACGCTAACCTGCCTTATTTCTGTTGGGCAAACAACTAAAGAGATTAAACAGGATACTACGAAACAAAAAATCAATAAGTTAAGTGAAGTTATCGTTACTGGAAACCATAAAACAGACCCCGTTTTAACAACGGTAAGTAACGATTATGAAAAAAACGTTGTTCAGCCCAAAAATGTAGCCGATTTATTTAATGGTATTAACGGGTTTTCAGTAATAAAACGAGGCAATTATGCTATCGACCCCAGCTTTAGGGCAAGCCAATACGAACAGCTAAACATACAATACGATGGCGGAACCAAAGCCATGCACGCCTGCCCAAACCGTATGGATCCCATTACAACCCACGTTACTCCTGAAGAAATTTCAAAAATTGAAATTATAAAAGGCCCATTTACCGTACGTTATGGCGCCACTTTTGGAGGCATTGTAAATATGGTTTCACAAAAACCCGATTATTTAGACCGTGGCCTTCATGGTACTGTTTCTGCGGGTTACGAAACCAACGGGAATGCTCTGGTAAATATGTTTCAATTGCACTACATTCAAAACAAATATGATATGGTTGGAAATTTTGGGTATCGCAATTTTGGAAATTACCAAGATGGTAATGGTATCGAAATCCCATCCTCTTTTAAAAGCACAGACTACGGCTTAAAATTTGGTTATAATATCACGAAAAACCAACGCTTACAGGCCCATTGGCGTCAATCTTTTGGTCGTGATATCCTGCACGCTGCACTCCCCATGGACAGTGATTATGATAACAGCAGCATCATGTCTTTAGATTATAACCTATCGGAAATTAGCGAAAGCGTTAAAAGCTTTTCGGCAAAAGCCTATTACAGTTTTGTAGACCACTTTATGAATAATTTCGACAGACCGTCTTTCATGATGATGGAAGCCACCTCTGCTGTTGAAGCCACAACTATTGGCGGTAAAATGGAAATCAACTGGAAACCAACAAACGCCATTAATGTTTTTAGTGGTATTGACGTCATGCACATAGCCAGAACCGGTGGTCGAACTCGAATGGTAAAGCGAAACATGATGGGCGCACCGTTAGAAAACCCAATGGTTTTTAACGATAACGTTTGGCAAGACGCTTTTATAAACGATTTTGGAGCCTTTACCGAAGCCAAATGGACCTTAACCCCTACAGCTCTTTTAACAACAGGGTTGCGCTACGATATGGTTAAGAGCAACGCTAACGACCCAGCAGATGATTTCGCCACAAGATACCACCTTGAAGAAAAGACAGACAACAATTTTAGCGGAACAGTGTCCATTAAAAAATTAGTTTCAGATTATTTTACCATTGAGGCAGCTTATGGACGTGGTGTTCGTTCTGCAAACATGGTTGAACGTTACATAAATCATTTTACGGTAGGTCAAGACCCTTATGAATATTTGGGAAACCCCAACCTAAAACCAGAAGCCAACAATCAATTTGAAATTGGTTTTAAAGGCAAAACAGCGCATAGCGTATTTAAGTACTCGGCTAATTTTTATTATTCGAAATTCGAAAATTATATCGTTGCGGTAATCGACCCTAACATTTCGCGCAAATATATGCCCATGGCCGAACCTAGACATGTAAAAGTATTCAGGAATTTGAGCGACACCTACAAAACTGGGTTTGAAACCATGGCACAAATCCGTTTCTTAAACGGCTTTAATTTTAAGACCGAATTGGCCTACGTTTATGCAAAAAACAACGATTTGAAAGAGTCGTTACCGCTAACACCGCCTTTTATAACTAACTTTTCTTTAGGCTTAAAAAAAGAAAGCTATTGGGCCACTATAAATTACAATGTTACCAGTCGCCAAGAGCATATCGCACCAAGCTTTGGTGAAACCGTTACTGACGGTTATGAAACTTTAGATTTACGTCTTGGTTTCAAGCCTATAAAAAAACTTTCGGTTGGTTTAGCGGCCTTGAATATTTTTGACGAAAACTACAATAACCATTTAAATTTTAGTTTTACCAATCAAGAAGACTTTGGCAGAACGCCCATTACAGAGCCTGGACGAAATTTTAGTGCGTTTGTTAAATATAAATTTTAG
- a CDS encoding TerB family tellurite resistance protein, with protein MSFSDLFDSGFKKRNESHFAAIVRVAMDDGIITPDEQAFLDRLARHLDISQEDYDSILKNYKSHPINPPVSYDRRLERLYDLVRMVHVDQIKGDPEHKLLNKIGVGLGFHAVNVKYIADKALTLVQNGADLDTFIDQIKNMNK; from the coding sequence ATGTCGTTTTCAGATTTATTTGATAGTGGGTTTAAAAAACGTAACGAAAGCCACTTTGCTGCTATTGTTCGTGTAGCGATGGATGATGGAATAATTACTCCTGATGAGCAAGCGTTTTTAGATAGATTGGCACGTCACCTAGACATAAGTCAAGAGGACTACGATTCTATTTTAAAGAATTACAAATCGCACCCTATTAATCCACCTGTGTCTTACGACAGGCGTTTAGAGCGTCTATACGACTTAGTGCGCATGGTACACGTTGACCAAATTAAAGGTGACCCAGAGCACAAACTTTTAAATAAAATTGGTGTAGGTCTTGGGTTTCATGCCGTAAACGTAAAATATATTGCAGATAAGGCCTTAACATTGGTACAAAACGGTGCAGACTTAGATACGTTTATAGACCAAATAAAGAATATGAATAAATAA
- the dinB gene encoding DNA polymerase IV: MYADLPIRKIIHVDMDAFYASVEQMDNPELKGKPIAVGGGGKRGVVSAASYEARTFGVKSAMAGSLASKLCPNLIFVRPRFERYSEISKKIKTIFYDYTDLVEPLSLDEAYLDVTENKKGNPSATIIAQEIRERIQNEVGLTASAGISINKFIAKVASDYNKPNGQKTVNPEDVLPFLEQLDIRKFYGVGKVTAEKMYQKGIFTGLDLKQKSLGFLNENFGKSGKYFYYVVRGIHTSEVKPNRIRKSLAAERTFSENLSSEVFMLEKLTHIAEEVSKRLKKSKVAGKTVTLKIKYSDFTLQTRSKTLPYFISDKSIILETAKDLLYQENLQNSVRLLGISLSNLNTEKRPERQKEKNAVSVQLQFDF; this comes from the coding sequence ATGTATGCCGATTTACCAATACGAAAAATCATCCATGTTGATATGGATGCCTTTTATGCCTCGGTGGAGCAAATGGACAACCCCGAACTTAAAGGCAAGCCCATTGCTGTTGGTGGCGGAGGCAAGCGCGGTGTTGTTAGCGCCGCCAGTTACGAGGCTAGGACCTTTGGTGTGAAAAGTGCCATGGCCGGAAGCCTCGCAAGCAAGCTTTGCCCCAATTTAATTTTTGTGCGGCCTCGTTTTGAACGGTATTCTGAGATCTCTAAAAAAATTAAAACCATTTTTTACGATTATACAGATTTGGTTGAACCGCTTTCGTTGGATGAAGCCTACTTAGATGTGACAGAAAACAAAAAAGGAAACCCAAGTGCCACAATTATTGCTCAAGAAATAAGAGAACGCATACAAAATGAGGTTGGTTTAACAGCATCGGCAGGAATTTCCATCAATAAATTTATCGCGAAAGTAGCCAGCGACTATAACAAACCCAACGGACAAAAAACCGTAAACCCCGAGGATGTACTTCCGTTTTTAGAGCAATTGGACATTAGAAAATTTTATGGCGTAGGTAAAGTAACGGCAGAAAAAATGTACCAAAAAGGCATTTTTACCGGATTGGATCTAAAGCAAAAATCTTTGGGGTTTTTAAATGAGAACTTCGGTAAATCGGGTAAATACTTTTATTACGTTGTTAGAGGGATTCACACCAGCGAAGTTAAACCAAACCGCATTCGTAAAAGCTTGGCTGCGGAACGTACCTTTTCAGAAAACCTATCTTCTGAAGTATTTATGCTCGAAAAATTAACACATATTGCTGAAGAAGTCTCTAAAAGACTCAAAAAAAGCAAAGTGGCCGGAAAAACGGTAACGCTCAAAATAAAATACAGCGACTTTACATTACAAACACGAAGCAAAACATTACCCTATTTTATTAGCGACAAGAGCATTATTTTAGAAACCGCGAAAGATTTACTTTACCAAGAAAACCTTCAAAATTCGGTAAGGCTATTGGGTATTTCACTATCAAATCTCAACACCGAAAAAAGACCAGAGCGTCAAAAGGAAAAAAATGCGGTGAGTGTGCAACTGCAATTTGACTTTTAA
- a CDS encoding CYTH domain-containing protein: MIEIERKFLVLSNDFKTAAFKKTKLVQGYLNSHKERAVRVRIKGEKGFLTVKGASSKNGLSRFEWEKEIALQDAKALLNLCESGIIDKIRYEVKLKNHIFEIDEFFGDNEGLVIAELELKSENETFEKPDWLGDEVTGNPKYYNAQLSKHPYKKWKL, from the coding sequence ATGATAGAAATTGAACGCAAATTCTTAGTGCTTTCAAACGATTTTAAAACTGCAGCCTTCAAAAAAACCAAATTGGTTCAGGGCTATTTAAACTCACATAAAGAAAGGGCTGTTCGCGTAAGAATTAAAGGTGAAAAAGGTTTTTTAACGGTAAAAGGGGCCTCGTCCAAAAATGGACTGTCTCGTTTTGAGTGGGAAAAAGAAATTGCTTTGCAGGATGCTAAAGCATTGTTAAATCTTTGCGAATCGGGCATTATCGATAAAATACGTTATGAAGTAAAGCTTAAAAACCATATTTTTGAGATAGACGAGTTTTTTGGAGATAACGAAGGTTTAGTGATTGCCGAACTTGAACTGAAAAGCGAAAACGAAACTTTCGAAAAACCAGATTGGTTGGGAGATGAGGTAACAGGAAATCCTAAATATTATAACGCCCAACTTAGCAAACACCCCTACAAAAAATGGAAATTATGA
- a CDS encoding YciI family protein, whose protein sequence is MNRILIAFTVVTFIFSCKDQPKTETSDNGILETVEKNEDSTAFAETTLEEPIEKSISAIKQELTEKGFKTFDFIDEETHDTILMQQYFMAFLKTGPIRGQNEEETADLQKEHLAHLKKMYDLGYADISGPFGDNGSIRGITIYNVPTLKMADSLANADPMVKAGRLEIEIRPWWAAKGYSLR, encoded by the coding sequence ATGAATAGAATACTAATTGCTTTTACAGTTGTAACATTTATATTTAGCTGCAAAGACCAACCAAAAACTGAAACCTCGGATAATGGAATTTTAGAAACGGTCGAAAAAAATGAAGATTCTACGGCTTTTGCTGAAACGACTTTGGAAGAACCCATTGAAAAATCAATAAGCGCAATTAAGCAAGAACTAACCGAAAAAGGATTCAAAACCTTTGATTTTATTGATGAAGAAACCCATGATACTATTTTAATGCAGCAATACTTTATGGCTTTTTTGAAAACAGGTCCTATTAGGGGACAGAATGAAGAGGAAACGGCCGATTTGCAAAAGGAACATTTAGCACACTTAAAGAAAATGTACGATTTGGGATATGCCGATATTTCTGGCCCGTTTGGCGATAACGGTAGCATCAGGGGAATAACCATTTATAATGTGCCAACCCTAAAAATGGCTGACAGTTTAGCTAATGCTGATCCTATGGTGAAAGCGGGGCGTTTGGAAATTGAAATCCGGCCATGGTGGGCAGCCAAAGGCTATTCATTACGATAA